In Hermetia illucens chromosome 1, iHerIll2.2.curated.20191125, whole genome shotgun sequence, one genomic interval encodes:
- the LOC119653334 gene encoding farnesol dehydrogenase-like isoform X2, translated as MERWQNKVAVVTGASAGIGAATAADLVKNGFIVVALARREERLQENQRALPEHLQSRYYPRKCDVTNEEEVKDTFAWIEIRFGGTDVLVNNAGIIALGVDLSAEDNTQPIRNIVETNIMSVVYCVREAFNSMKKRNFDGHIVVINSIAGHKVPMPIVGSLNIYPPSKFAVTAMVETYRQEFANAGTKVKVTSISPGGVLTEIIPNMEAFQDTGYPLLNVEDISNAILYVLSTPPHVQVHELTIKPIGEKV; from the exons ATGGAACGTTGGCAAAACAAAGTGGCTGTAGTAACTGGAGCCAGTGCCGGTATAGGAGCAGCAACCGCCGCGGATTTAGTAAAAAATGGTTTCATCGTGGTTGCCCTGGCTCGACGTGAGGAACGTCTTCAGGAAAATCAACGCGCTCTCCCAGAACATCTACAATCCCGCTACTATCCGCGGAAATGTGATGTCACCAATGAAGAGGAAGTGAAAGATACTTTCGCCTGGATCGAGATCAGGTTCGGAGGGACTGATGTTCTTGTTAACAATGCTGGTATCATTGCTTTGGGCGTGGACTTATCAGCCGAAGACAACACTCAGCCTATTCGGAATATCGTGGAGACGAATATCATGAGTGTGGTCTACTGTGTTCGGGAGGCATTCAATTCGATGAAGAAGAGGAACTTTGATGGGCATATTGTTGTTATAAACAGTATAGCTGGACATAAAGTTCCGATGCCAATTGTGGGTTCGCTGAATATCTATCCTCCTTCTAAGTTCGCGGTGACGGCAATGGTTGAGACCTATCGCCAGGAGTTTGCGAATGCTGGAACAAAAGTGAAAGTTACG AGTATCAGCCCTGGGGGTGTCTTAACTGAAATAATACCTAACATGGAAGCTTTCCAAGACACGGGTTATCCACTTTTAAATGTTGAGGATATATCTAACGCTATACTGTATGTATTAAGTACACCGCCTCATGTTCAG GTGCATGAATTGACTATCAAACCTATTGGAGAGAAAGTTTGA